The DNA window CGGGTGAGGGCGCGCCCGCGGTGGCCGACGAAGACGAACGGGCTCGCCCGCCCGTGGAGCTGCCGCCCCCGGGCGGCGTGCAGGTACGCCTCCAGCGCGGCCCGCGCGGCCCGCCCGAGCGGGACGACGCGCTCCTTGCCCCCCTTGCCGACGACGGTCACGAACCCGGCCTGCAGGTTGAGCTGCTCGCCGCGCAGGCCGGCCAGCTCCGAGACCCGCAGCCCGCAGGCGTAGAGCAGCTCCAGGAGCGCGCGGTCGCGGAGCCCGGTCCGCTCCTGCTCGGCCGGCGCCCCGACCAGCGTCGCCGCCTCACCCTTCCCGAGCGCCCGCGGCAGGCGGGGGGGCGGGCGGCGGACGCGGAGCTTGGCCGCGGGGTCGTCGGGCAGCCGCCGCTCGCGGACGAGGAAGCGGACGAAGCCATGCACGGCGGCGAGGGCCCGGGCCTGACTGCGGGGCGAGAGACCGCGCCCGGCGAGATCCGTCACGTGCCCGCGCATCTCGGCCGG is part of the Deltaproteobacteria bacterium genome and encodes:
- a CDS encoding tyrosine recombinase, whose protein sequence is MRGRGAAEIDGAIDDYLDHLTSERGVARNTMEAYARDLAAFAGFLARRGVRAVAGIGPAEMRGHVTDLAGRGLSPRSQARALAAVHGFVRFLVRERRLPDDPAAKLRVRRPPPRLPRALGKGEAATLVGAPAEQERTGLRDRALLELLYACGLRVSELAGLRGEQLNLQAGFVTVVGKGGKERVVPLGRAARAALEAYLHAARGRQLHGRASPFVFVGHRGRALTRQAIWKIVRRRARAAGLGPRVFPHMIRHTFATHLLTGGADLRVVQALLGHAEVGTTQIYTHVTPVRLREVHRRHHPRA